In Miscanthus floridulus cultivar M001 chromosome 5, ASM1932011v1, whole genome shotgun sequence, one genomic interval encodes:
- the LOC136455383 gene encoding uncharacterized protein: protein MKRKLGTEKGKESREAGDDEAGLAARVEAEDECAALREAVVSAQSAASALQAEVEERLAAASTASEAMAMMLRLQREKAEVQMELRQFRRFADEKMALDAADIDQLRALLAQRARRLVRLRARLREYRLQFLHLGIPLPEGEGEDLVAQSTAEEEEDLLLLEGEDGYVDGDGRYYPELRCNDGEYYYEDRKEEEDAVALNLERRIYRLEHHHKTRLPNLSGHERGEGERKGRRWEQLRRQLHGRRGEILLPSRTRAARSRAPAHRSADGEEAPEPLPLPQPPAKRGRGRPPKPRPADFPQACPELPPSARLELSRPSPPRRVGRRRRRLRAGPPLLARPSRATAPGVCASLPLGRRRGRRRAGRPGRVRESAARLRLRLRVATSQFAHFWSSEPAGPPLLSFY, encoded by the exons ATGAAGCGGAAGCTGGGcacggagaaggggaaggagagcagGGAGGCGGGGGACGACGAGGCGGGCCTCGCGGCACGGGTCGAGGCGGAGGACGAGTGCGCGGCGCTGCGGGAGGCGGTGGTGTCGGCGCAATCCGCGGCGTCGGCGCTGCAGGCCGAGGTCGAGGAGCGCCTCGCCGCGGCCAGCACCGCCAGCGAGGCCATGGCCATGATGCTCCGCCTGCAGCGCGAGAAGGCCGAGGTCCAGATGGAGCTCCGCCAATTCCGCCGCTTCGCCGACGAGAAGATGGCGCTCGACGCTGCCGACATCGACCAGCTCCGCGCGCTGCTCGCGCAGCGCGCGCGCCGCCTGGTGCGCCTCCGCGCGAGGCTTCGCGAGTACAGGCTACAGTTCCTCCACCTCGGCATCCCTCTtcccgagggcgagggcgaggaccTCGTCGCGCAGAGCAccgccgaggaggaagaggacctCCTCCTGCTCGAGGGCGAGGACGGCTACGTCGATGGCGATGGCAGGTACTACCCTGAGCTCCGCTGCAACGATGGGGAGTACTACTACGAGGACaggaaggaggaagaggatgcGGTTGCCCTCAATCTGGAGCGCCGGATCTACCGCCTCGAGCACCATCACAAAACTCGCCTGCCAAACTTGTCAGGGCATGAACGgggtgagggagagaggaaggggaggcgatGGGAGCAACTACGACGACAGCTGCATGGGCGGCGTGGAG AGATACTCCTT CCGTCGCGAACCCGCGCCGCACGCTCGCGCGCCCCTGCGCACCGGTCCGCCGACGGGGAGGAGGCGCCGGAGCCTCTGCCTCTGCCGCAGCCGCCCGCTAAGCGCGGGCGCGGAAGGCCCCCGAAGCCGCGCCCCGCGGACTTCCCGCAGGCGTGCCCGGAGCTGCCCCCATCGGCGCGCCTGGAGCTGTCGCGTCCCTCGCCGCCGCGCCGCGTCGGCCGACGAAGAAGACGACTGCGCGCCGGCCCACCGCTGCTCGCGCGGCCCTCCCGCGCCACCGCGCCTGGCGTCTGCGCGTCGCTGCCTCTCGGTCGCCGTCGGGGAAGGAGGCGAGCGGGGCGCCCGGGGCGGGTGCGCGAGTCCGCGGCTCGCCTTCGACTGCGGCTGCGAGTAGCTACTTCCCAGTTCGCACACTTTTGGTCCAGTGAGCCGGCCGGCCCTCCTCTCCTCTCATTCtattaa